The Solanum dulcamara chromosome 2, daSolDulc1.2, whole genome shotgun sequence region GAGCAAATGCCCGGTGCTGTAAAACaagattaaaaaagaaatcaatCTATCAATCACTATGTGTCTACACCTTAATCCTAAAACTAGTTGAGTGTCAGCTCTATGAATCCTCTGTCTCCATTATGTGCTACAAAATCAAACCTCTCTATAATGGCATCGTTTGTCTAAATAATTTTTGGCTGCTATAGTGAAATGCTACATAACATGAATAATCAGTTCCAAAGTCCATTTTATATCTCAATTTTTAAGAttcaaaaagaatattttaGACAAATGGCTTCTACATCcatcaaaattcaacaaaaccCCTCTATCAAATGTTGAAATGAGAAGCTTAAACCCATCAAAACAGCTCAAAAGCTCAAAGATAAACTTCAGACATTATccaaagtaaaataaaaaatatgactttgtaatttctttagaaaaaagctataattttgtaaaaaatagtATTCACCTTACCCCTCCAAAGACCTCGTATCAACCGACTCATAACAAAGTAATtgtaaaaaataacataaagacGAGCAAATAATAACGAATCATTACATATCCTTCAAGAAAAGAcacagtaacaacaacaaatatTCCATTAATGCCATTAATTGCAAATACCAATTACATCAGAACCTTATAAAGAGTGAAATTTTATTACTGATAGAACATAAAAAGATTAGGAAAACGCATAAAGAGGGGTAAAAGGGGCTTGAAGGCCAAAAACAAAAGTGAAAAGAAGTTACCATTACACGATTTCTTGGATGTTTTGAATCCTAACTTTGTGGGCAGTAAACGCCTGAAGATATTCATATCAACAATGATACACAAAATCAATGATGTTAAAGGCTCTGTAAAGTTCCAAGATTCACAGAAATGCAAGAAATCTGCAGAATTATCATTctatgaacatgaaaaaatagAGTGAATTGGGATCTTGGAAACAGATTCGATTCCCCTTTTTGTTTCCCAGAAATATAATACGAAAGCAAAGCCCAACACATACCTAGTGGCAATTTGTTAAATTCTAATACACACTAGGGACATTTTAGACATCAAGAAAGTTGTCTTTAGGTATATGGATAGTTTATtcagaaataattatttatattaaatttaaaaaggaaaaaaataaaattttgttccCTCAAAAACCCAAATCCCAAAAACCCTTCCTCATCCAGTTCTCTTTTACTTCTTCACAGTGACCTTGAAGGTCTAAAACCCCAGTCCTCATTATTGGGTCTCCAGGAGGGTTTTAAAGATTGAATCTTTAAGTTCTTTTTACTATGGCTACTCTCTCTTTCAGCTTTTTTTCTACACTCCCCAGGTTCTTTTCCTAAATTCTttagttttttattttcttcatatgCTTCTTTCTTGTTTCTGTTTTGTGTCATCTGGTTTACCTGTGGAAAACATGATACAAGAAACAGACAATTAGCATAAAACTTCTAAAGGTGTCATCTTTGCAACTATCTTGTGTGTGGATAACGTTCTGTTTGGTGAAATTTGGAAGTGAAGTTGAATTTCTGTGTCCTTGTTTTCATATACTAGTCCATTAGTTTGAGGGCAAGTCAAATTCTTCCATTTTCTGTATGCTTTTCCAAAAAGCATAGCCTGTGTCCAGTAAACTCCCTCTATCCGCGGTTTATGAACGGCATGACCACAAGGGACTATTGCAGCCTTATCCTGCATTTCTGCCATTTGCTATTTTCACAGCTCAAACCCGTGACttcacatgacaacaacttaactagtTAGGCCAAAGATCCCCTTCAATTTTCTATATGCTTTTCTGATACTTCTTTTTGTATTTGCAAAATTTTGGTTTGAGATGATTTAAATATAGTAACATGGTTAGTTAGGATTCATGTGGCCGACCCCAACTTGTTTGGAATTgagtagtattagtattagttgTTCTATATGCTTTTGATTAGTGCACAGAGGGAAAGTGTTGGCTTCGATGCTAGAGTTGCTCTTTTGGTGAACTAGCTGAGTGCACTTCGTGCACGGGGTAAGCCCTTTTTATCAGTGCTATGTTGGAGTTCATGTGGAGAAAAACCATTCACGTATCAAAAACCCGAACAAAATCAGTGGCTTTTAAGTTACAATATTTAATTGTATAATCAGTCAGTATGCAGAGAGGGTGTTTGTCTTGATTGTAATATGAACGTCAAAATGGAGATTCAATGTCTTTGCTTTTCTTTATGCATCTTAGATTTTGTGATCTCAAACATGGAGGAAATTTGAAGGATAACTACTGCTAAACCAAAATATGCTTCAAACAAGAAGATGGAAAACTAAGGTTCTATCTTTCTATAATATGCAGGCAGCATCTGCATTGGAACTTTTACCCAAATATGAAAGTAATGCAACTTCAAGAGcttaaacttaaaaataaatggGTTCTTATGGCAGTCTCGAAAGAAGGAACTCCAGAGGGTATAACTGAGGAGTTATCAGAAACAGAGGTGGTTGGTACTGGGAAAAAGACTGGCAAGACATCTAAACGAGCTCCAGTTTCGTCTAGGCGAAAGAGAGTAGTTGAGGCTTTGGATGATGATCCTGTGAATGACGAGGAAGCAGAAAATACTTCAGGGTCAATTGAAGAACCCAAAAAAACCCGGAGACGAACccgaaagaaaaaagaaacagtGGAGAGTTCTTATGGTGATTCCATATCCAATATGGAGGGTAATGTCACTGATGAAGAAGCTGTAACAGAACCAGAATCAAGTGAGAAACCAAAGAAAACTCGACGAACCCGGAAGAAAAAAGAGACAGTGGAGAGCTCATTTGAGGGTTCCATGTTAGGTGTGGAGGGCAATGTGACAGATGAGGAAGGCTTGCCAACTTCAGGGTCAAGTGAAGAGCCCATAGAAAAACGAAAACGAACTTCAAAGAAAGGTAAAATCTATTTATCTTCCTCATCATTGAGCACTTGTGCTCTCTTTATATTTGGTTAGTCTAAAAGTTTGAATCGCAAATCTCTCTGTGCATAATTTTGTAGCTGCTTCTAGCTCTAGTAGCCTGGAGAAAGAACCAATTCAAAAGGTTACAAGGCGGAGGAGAAAGAAGGTTAATAATTTAGAGGATGATGGTAGCCAGTCAGAACTTAGTGATGTTGAAGAAGAGCTACATGTTGCAAATGTTGATGCCAATAGTGAGGAAGAACTTGACTTGGATAAAGATGGTGGAGAGGATATTAGCTTCACATATGGATGGCCACCCCTTGTATGTTGCTTTGGTGCAGCACAGCATGCATTCGTTCCTTCAGGGAGGCCAGCCAATAGACTTGTAGACCATGAATGGCATGAAAGAATGAAAGATGCATTGTGGGATCCTGAAAAATTTATCAGGGCTCCAGGGGGATGTCCAAGTAATGTTGCTGTGGCTCTAGCGAGCTTGGGCGGTAAAGTTGCCTTCATGGGGAAACTTGGTGATGACGATTTTGGTCAGTCCTTGGTATATTTTATGAACATCAACAAAGTTCAAACGCGATCAGTACGCCTTGACAGTAAAAGAGCAACTGCCATTACACATATGAAGATAGGTAAGAGAGGGGGCTTGAGGATGACTACCACCAAACCATGCGCTGAGGATTCTTTATTGAAGTCTGAGATCAATATAGATGTTCTTAAGGAGGTGAGAATCTGAAAGAACCTAGTTTTACATGGAAATGTGAAAAGATTAatattctatttttccttttgggTGTGAAAGTTTCCCGACAGGTTTCTTTGTGGAGTTTACAAGTATGGAAGTCATTATTGACATTGTTAATATTCCTAATGGGATCATAAAATAAGTTACatgttactttttctttttacgtttaaattcattttgtaTGTTCTGTTAGTACTAAGTTGTTTCCATTTGTTCTAATATGTCACACAGGCAAAAATGTTTTACTTCAATACATTCTCATTGCTTGACCCAAATATGAGATTAACCGCATTACGGGCAACAAAGATTTCTAAGAAGCTCGGAGGCGTTGTCTTTTATGATCTCAACCTCCCATCTCCACTATGGGAATCAGGTGAAAAAGCCAAGACATTCATACAGCAAGCATGGAATCTTGCAGATATCATAGAAGTTACGAAACAAGAGTTAGAGTTTCTATGTGGAATAGAACCCTCTGAGAGGTTCGACACCAAGGATAATGACAGGTCTAAGTTCACTCACTATCCACCGGAAGTAATTACTCCACTTTGGCATGAAAATCTAAAGATTTTGTTCGTGACTAATGGGACTTCTAAGATTCATTACTACACCAAGGAGCATAATGGTTCTGTTCTAGGGTTGGAAGATGTGCCTCTGAGTCCTTATACTTCTGATATGTCTGCATCTGGAGATGGCATTATTGCAGGTAAAATAATGACCACCTTATGTATATTTATAATTCGTTCCTTTAAAAGATTGCTCATTAGAGACGACGGAGTCTGCTACGTGATGCATTTATGGCTTTGACTAATACCTGCAATATGTATACCTTTTGGTAACTTGTCATCTTTGCCATGTATACTGAGATATATTTACTTAACTTTGGATCAATAGATAGCAGTAAGCTAACAACTTAACTTTGGATCAATAGATAGCAGTAAGGTAACTACTTAACATTGAATGAAGTCATGTCACATCTGGACAGGTGATGATTTCCGTCCAAGTTTTGGCAGGCCAACGGATATCTATAGTTGTTCATTTAGATTCTCATTATTACTACTCAAATGTTGCTTACAAAAAATATCcttgtttcaaaaaaaaattgttacttGAAAAAGATATATACCACTGAAATCTTCCTACAGTAGAAACAATATGTATATTTTCGTTGGTAATGAAATGAAAATTATATTGTCCAACTCATGACAGAATGATTGGAGAGTTTTCATTTGCTAAATAATGTCTTTATGTGATTACATCTAGTGAAATTGTGAGATGAAAATTGTAATGTAAAAACCTATGGACAAATTCAGCCGTAGTTTGGACCGAACAATCTTTGCATTGCATTGGTGACCTTTAAGAAGACTTCCGTTGAACCCCGGTTCAcctattgaaaaagaaaatacgaGGGGTATGGCATATATACTTGTATGCTTCTCTGCTGTATCCAATTTTCCTTGGACAGGCGCAAGTGTAAGACTCGGAGATTTCAGCTTCTCTCTATGTTCTTGATCTGCTTACTTAACATGCATTCATGCTTGACATTTGCTTTAGCCAGTTTCTCTTGGTTCTTGATCTGCTTACTTATAATGCATTCATGTTATTTGCTTTAGCATCTTATATTCGGTTTTACTGTATCTCTACCTATTAGATTGGTTTGTTTTCTCTGTAGGACAAATCATTTTCGTTGCTCATGTTACAAGGTCTTCTCAACTTAATTTCTGTTAAAACTTTTGTTCAGGTATCATTAGAATGCTGACAGTTCAGCCTCATCTTATGACCGATAAAGGTTACCTGGAACGAACTTTGAAGTATGCTATTAGCTGTGGTGTAGTAGACCAATGGCTACAAGCAAGAAGATTAGGGTATCCTCCTAAAGAAGGTATGGAAGATGACGTGGTCCCAGACGATCATGGCATAAAGTCGGTAACAGAGAGGGAATACAGAACACTGGTGCCTGTAAGTTGATGGTTTATATGCTTGTAGCCCATTATGCTTATGTTGCCAAGAAATGCAAGATGCCCTGTCTCACTTGGAAAGTTGAAGTCTTGGTGTTGGAAATGATTCTTTCTGGCATCACTGTGATTGTAGCTGTAACTGCTCGTACACGAATTTTTTCGAGTTTTGATACAACGTGGTATTGGAGAAATCATAGAAAAGGAAACACAACGTCACTAATCCCGCTTTCCCGAGGCTTTCTTAATGTAacattttatactatttttgACATATTGGAGAAATTTAGATTAATTACTAGCATAAAATGCATTGCATTTGCTGTGTATCATACACCAATATCATGTCATCTCCTTTTTGTTATTCCTGAATGCACTTGTTAGAGTTTGAGCCCTTTTGTATACCCTATTGTGTCTGGAACCCGCTGGACTCACTACTCCGAATAGAAAGTCTATTATGGGGGATTCTAGCGTGCCCTGTCAAGGATAACTCCATTTCCATAGTTATAAATTCGAGATCTCTAATTAAAAGTGAATGAACTTCTGTCTTTCCACCACAACCAATGTTTGAAGAATGTTTCTCTTAAAATCAGTTTCATGTTTGAAGAATGTTTCTCTTAAAATCAGTTTCTTTATAGAATTGATTCTTGTtgaataaaagataaaaataggtTGCAGAGGTCTTAATATTCACTTATATTAAACCCCTTCACTTATGTATTAAATAAATACACAATACATAAACAAACACTTAAACTTGATTTGGACTTAAACTTAATCCCAATTGACAAGTAATCATTCCAACTTCAAAAGTCCACATCTAAACACCTCAACTTAGTCTCCAACTTGCAACTAAACATTCCAAGTTGTCCTCCCTGTGTCTTGTAGACACCTGATGGACGCTGACGTgacatataaatttataaacaTATAAATTTATAGTTGTCCAGATAATCATTTTGTAAGTTGGAACATTCAACTGATACATTGGAGACAAGGTGTCTAAATATACATATTCAAGTTAGAGTAGAAGCCAAGTTTGAGTGCTCTTTATGTATGATGTCTATATTAAACATGCATGTTCTGCCATTAACTTTATGTATCAAAGTTTATATTAAAGGATATTAATTAGGAAGAGTTTTTATGCTATCATCTGGAAATGCCACATTACAACTCTTAAACCTCTTGCCGCAATAAAGTTAAATTCAACATTCCTCTTGTTGCACACAACGTAAATTGCTGGAGTTGACAAAGAAACTAACAAGTTTAAAAAGGAGATTCTGGTTTAGGATCCAATTTTATTGCCATCTTCCCCAACAAACACACTTCTCAAACCCCACCTCAGAAGAGAGGACTGCAGGTGGAAGATTACCTATTCCAACAGAACAAAAAGttccatattttcttctcaAACAGGAAAAGGGtgtcaaaaatttgaaaaaaaaagggaagatCAAAAGAGAGAGACTTGATGAAAGATGAGAATGAACTAAGTTAAGTTGCATATGCCTTTGCTACATACACCATCATACATTTTGAAAGCCTGGCCTTACTCTGAAAATTTTGCGCCGTCAAGTTTTGAGGCAGCTGCCTTGTCCAGAAACCAAACCAAATTCCCTTTAGTTGGCTGGACCATTTTTGCAGGCAACGTCGGGCAGTCAGGTCCAACATCATCAATTGCCGAATGAACGGCCTCTGCTTTGCTGCTTCCAGTCACAACTATAGCCACATTGGACGCGGAGTTGATAACTGGCAAAGTGAAAGTAATCCTCTCTGGAGGGGGCTTGGGTGAGTCGGTGAGAAACGTTACCCACTCTTCTTTCTCATCAAGTATGGAGTGATTAGGGAAAAGAGATGCAACATGCCCATCTGGTCCCATTCCCAAAAGGATGAGATCAAACTTGGGGCAGTCACTGATGTCAGAAACGCTGATTACACGAGTCCTCACGAGCTGTCGAATGACAAACTCATAGTCTTCAGCAGCTTTCTCTGCTGAGACCGTGTCGTTAATGGAATGTACATGACTTGGAACAATAGGCACCTGAAACATAAAAGCACAATATAGATGAGAAATGCAAGAGAAGACAACTTTGGAAATTAAGATCAGTACCAAAAGCACATTAGAATATCTAGATTTGGTTatcaaacttttatttttttaacggAGTTATTAAGCATTATAATTGTACTTATATTGTGAAGCATCTCAATGGAGACATCTGCCGGACAATGGGCAACTTTGTCCTAATTATAGGGAGATGAATGGAAAGATGGACGATGTCATGATTCTGAAATCAAGCTAACTAACGTTTGTATCTACTAAGATGGTACAGTCATCTTACAGgtaatatgatctcaaaatacTGATCCTGGAGGAAACAGAAAGAACCAAAGGTTGTTCGTCTCTTTCTCATTGGAGATCTTAAACAATAATCGTGTAAAGtttcaataaatataaaagagctatgaaaatgaaaatatagAATAAACATGATAAAACAATAGTAAGGTTTCAAGTAGAATCATTTTCCACAACTAGCAGctttacatcaaagtcaacctaTAGACCACGACAGCATGACAGATCTACTAAACATCAGTAAGCTTGAAGAGGATGTCAAGACACAGAAGACGCCAAGGCCATCATGCTTACTGTGTATGTGTGCCTCAGCAACTAACGCAAATAAAACTGAAGAGAAGTGCTGCTTGTACTGCCAAGAAGTTTTAAATCAATCTCTTCAGGCCAGCAGCCAGGTAGATAGTCTTAGTATGACCTCGAGTTAGTATAATAACCACTTTGGGCTCCTGAGAACCCACAGTGCACGACTACAATTGAACATTGTAAGGAACTGAAGCCAACAAAAAATTATCTTGTATGACTAGACAAGTAACTATGTTCACTGTGAATAACAGCTTTATAGCATCCTCAGTTGGCCAATGAGCTTAGTTCAAAGAAATAGCTACAGATCCCCACACAGACACTTACACTGTACATCTATTTATGCCACCGCCTCTAAGCATCAACACATTAcatataacataattttttttgaacctcCATATTATCTTGCCTctgaagaaaaaaacaaaacaaaaaaaaacccaTAGAATCTTGAGAATTTTACTGAACACGGCTATCTACCATATCCAGCCCTTAATGATCAGACACTACAGCTTAGAGAGTCCTGATTTGTTTTCTGTTTGCCAGATCCCCTCTATCCAAACtctgacccccccccccctcttccTCCAGGCATCCTTCAAAGCAAATAAACATTGTGGGACATCAAGGAGATAAGTCACTAATTACATGTGGATGGCAATTAACTACTATGCCATACTATGCAAAATTGCAAGCTCAATACATTGTGGGACATCAAGGAAAAGCACTGATCAAAGAAATATATAGCACTATTTATTTCTGGCTGCAGCTACCGTACCGACAACAGCCTGACTACGATGGCTTGCCAATGTTCATAACAGAACCTCCCCCTATTCCTACCccctccccccctccccccacccctccaatccaaaagaaaaaaagcaaGGAAGAAAGAACATCCTCACTTCTATATTGGATGAACACAAGCAACatacattaaaaataatatcagCAAGTACATTTGACTGGCGTTTAGCATGAGGATTAGCCAAAATTAGAAACTACAACAGCCTGGATGCCTCCCTTCATATTTGAGATGCACCATATACAGAGAGGAAAGTATCTAATTCTTCCACCTTGACGTTGTACAATTCTGTGTTCTAAAGCTGAAAGATAGTATCTTTATGATAAGCTGAATCAACCGAAAAGAGTAATACCTCATTAGAGGTTTGTTTTATTTTAGAGAACACTTGACAAAGGCGCATGTCATCAAAGATCACAACACAAAATAGGGAAATCCATCGTTACAACTCGTATTCATATCAATAATCCCATTAATTGTACATTAACATAAATACAGCATGCCAATTATAAAAACGAGGATTAAATCAACAGTATGCAAGAAGATCATGTAAAAGTTATCTACCTTGGACAAAAGACCATCCTTGGCAAGCTTGTAATTACTGTCAGCATGATTTTTCGCCACCACACGTTCGTCCACCCAAAATATATACCACTTAGCCCAATCAACAGTTTTGCTATAAGGAGCTTCACATAGTTTTCTGCTTCCCAAGGATTTTCAAACCAATTGACTACCTCATAGATAAGGCAAACTAAAACATTTGAACAGGAAAATACAACACACTTACATACCCCATCAAGCTGATGAGGGAGCCACCAGATAAAGCAACAGCAAATACCCCCCTCTCCTTCACAGAGGCCTCTGATAATTCTGCAATATAATCTGCCAAATCGGTGTTGAGTTCGTCCAAATACTCGTAAATCCTCACCTCTCTTCCATCTTTTTTAGCCCCAGAAAAAGCCATCCTTATTTAGAGGATGTTAGATAACACTGCTCTACTGCacaaaacataacatagcaaaGTAACAAGTCAACTACAATTGGGACCATAGTTCTGTTTGATTCacctaaaagaaaaaaaaagtctaGCAATTCCACAATGCTCATTCAGCATAAAACAAAACACATATTCTCCACTTGCACAATCTGAAGAAAAGTTAAGGGGCAAAATTATGGCTTCCTTTTGGTTAAAGGACAACATACACAGTGAAATCTCAAGGTGGGCTATGGGAGGGTAGAGCTACCTTGGA contains the following coding sequences:
- the LOC129880073 gene encoding probable 6-phosphogluconolactonase 1, coding for MAFSGAKKDGREVRIYEYLDELNTDLADYIAELSEASVKERGVFAVALSGGSLISLMGKLCEAPYSKTVDWAKWYIFWVDERVVAKNHADSNYKLAKDGLLSKVPIVPSHVHSINDTVSAEKAAEDYEFVIRQLVRTRVISVSDISDCPKFDLILLGMGPDGHVASLFPNHSILDEKEEWVTFLTDSPKPPPERITFTLPVINSASNVAIVVTGSSKAEAVHSAIDDVGPDCPTLPAKMVQPTKGNLVWFLDKAAASKLDGAKFSE
- the LOC129880070 gene encoding fructokinase-like 2, chloroplastic, giving the protein MATLSFSFFSTLPRQHLHWNFYPNMKVMQLQELKLKNKWVLMAVSKEGTPEGITEELSETEVVGTGKKTGKTSKRAPVSSRRKRVVEALDDDPVNDEEAENTSGSIEEPKKTRRRTRKKKETVESSYGDSISNMEGNVTDEEAVTEPESSEKPKKTRRTRKKKETVESSFEGSMLGVEGNVTDEEGLPTSGSSEEPIEKRKRTSKKAASSSSSLEKEPIQKVTRRRRKKVNNLEDDGSQSELSDVEEELHVANVDANSEEELDLDKDGGEDISFTYGWPPLVCCFGAAQHAFVPSGRPANRLVDHEWHERMKDALWDPEKFIRAPGGCPSNVAVALASLGGKVAFMGKLGDDDFGQSLVYFMNINKVQTRSVRLDSKRATAITHMKIGKRGGLRMTTTKPCAEDSLLKSEINIDVLKEAKMFYFNTFSLLDPNMRLTALRATKISKKLGGVVFYDLNLPSPLWESGEKAKTFIQQAWNLADIIEVTKQELEFLCGIEPSERFDTKDNDRSKFTHYPPEVITPLWHENLKILFVTNGTSKIHYYTKEHNGSVLGLEDVPLSPYTSDMSASGDGIIAGIIRMLTVQPHLMTDKGYLERTLKYAISCGVVDQWLQARRLGYPPKEGMEDDVVPDDHGIKSVTEREYRTLVPVS